In Candidatus Bathyarchaeia archaeon, the genomic stretch GAAAACAGCTCCTAAATCTTCTGCTTATGCCCCCGTTTCTGGCGGAGGAGAATGCATCCAGAGCCTCCGATATCTCCCTCATCTCATCAGGCGTGAAGAGCCTCTTATAATGTAGAGCATTCAAAACTTCGAAAACCATAATCTCCGGAGCCACGAGCTTTATTTCCCCACCAATATACTTATCCCTAATCTCTAGGGCCCTATCTGAGCCCTCCTCCTCAA encodes the following:
- a CDS encoding PIN domain-containing protein, translating into MPVVVVDANVIVKWFVEEEGSDRALEIRDKYIGGEIKLVAPEIMVFEVLNALHYKRLFTPDEMREISEALDAFSSARNGGISRRFRSCF